One Stratiformator vulcanicus genomic window, GCCGACGGCTCGGAGCGGGCGGCATGGGTGAGGTCTATCTCGCCGAGCACCAGTTGCTCAAACGGCCGTGTGCTGTGAAGTTGATCCGCCACGAGTTTGCTCAAGAGAAGCGGGCCCGCGACCGTTTTGAGAGTGAAGTCCGCGCCGCGGCCGGCCTGACACACCCGAATACGATCGAAATCTACGATTACGGGGTGACCGACGACGGCACGTTCTATTACGCCATGGAATTTCTGCCGGGGATGAGCCTGCAAGATCTCGTTGCCGAATTCGGGCCTTTGCCGCCGGGGCGAGTCGCCTATCTGCTGGCTCAGGTCTGTGATGCCCTCAATGAGGCCCATTCGAAGGGCTTGGTGCATCGCGATATGAAACCGGGCAATATTTTCGCGGCCGAACGTGGTGGCAATTACGATGTGGCCAAGCTGCTCGATTTCGGGCTCGTCAAACAGACTCGGCCCCAGCCGGGCGATATCGAACACACCGCCGAAGGCGTCGTCATCGGTTCGCCGCTGTACGGTGCTCCGGAAAGCTTGACGAATGAGTCGAACGGTCCGACCGCCGATATCTATTCCCTCGGGGCGACCGCGTATTACGCGCTCACGGGTCGGCCTGTGTTCGATGAGCGAAACGCGTTGAAGGCGGTCTCGGCTCATTTGAATACGATTCCCGAACCAATGTCTCATTTCGCAGATGTGCCGGACGACCTGTCTGCAGTGGTGATGCGGGCCCTCGCCAAGAACCCCAAGAGTCGGTTCGCCTCAGCGGCCGAGATGGCCGAAGCGATCCGAAGCTGTGAGTGCTTCGGATCCTGGGGGCCGCTCGAAGCCGCACAGTGGTGGTCGACGCTCAAACGCCAGCCAGCCTCCGACTCGGCCTCGCACGATACCGATGCGATCGACGAAACGCGGGAGCAGACCGCGCCAATCTATTCGATGGTTTGAGCGATAGACCTCAGAGTTCCCGACGGAGTACTCGACCTACGTGTCCGACTTCTGCCAGTGCAGGCGGTCGAGCGTGATGACGCCGGTCCGCAGCGCACAGTTCAGGCACAATTTATGTGCCCCGTCGTCGACGTATATCTCGCCCCCCACGATCAGATGGTAGAAGTCTTCGCCGGGATTCTTCGAGTAGCAGTGCTGCTTGGTGAAATCGGCCTTGATGTGAGCCTTCCAGTCGCCGCTGCGCGAGACGTAGAGTCGGCGGTCGTTCGGTTCGTTTTCGGACATGGCGCGATGTCACTCTTTGCCAAATGACTCTGCAGGGCCATTTGATTCTATCGCTTAAGTCGGCGACCGCCATTTCGGAACGGCGATGCTCGATTATTTGGTCGCAGTCACGAAATCAGGGCGTTCGAGTCGTGCCGCGAGAATTCTCGCTGAGATCAGGGCTTTGTCGGAATCAGGAATTGGACGTTACGCCAATTGTTCCGGTCGAAACGACTATGCCCGAAAGTCGCACCGCAATGATCGCTCGGCGCGGAGACCGCGGAGCAAACTTGGCCGTCAGATACGACGATTCATTGGGAGGCCCGTCTGCCGACCCGATCCGAACGAATCAGTCTCGCATCGGGTTTGACCGCTCCCCCAAGCGAGAAATCGACGTATGTCGCTCGAAGCCGCCTCGGTAAAGACCGTCGAACAATTGCACGAATACGTTCACGGCGTGCTGTGTGCCCATGAGAACCTGCTGCCCGATCAATTCACAACGTCTTCGATCCCGATGATGCGCAAAGGCCGATCATGCGGGCTGCAATTTTCGCTCAAGGGCCCCCGCGAGTTGCGGCTCGGAGCGGTTTGGGCAACCGATCACAATGTGATCTTGTTTTATGACGCCCGGGGCGAACGGTTCCGTCGTGAACGACTGAATTGCCGACTGTCGACTGCCGCCGATCGAAACTCCGAAGGCTCGCTCCGCAACGCGGCTTGAGCGGCAGGGGAATCGCGATTAGTCGTGGGAGGCAACCGACGGAGCGGTCAGTTCTGCGAGCATCTGCCTGGCTTCGGGGGCACCCAGTTCCTCAGCCGTCCGATAGTGCAGGCGAGCCAGTTCGACTCGCCCGTTCTCCGCAGCCTTGCGGCCCAGTGCGATGAAGCGGGCCGCATCACGCTTCGAACCGCTGTCGCGGCGAGCCCTCGACCGGTCGGCGAGTTTGATATCTGCGGCCTCACGCTCACGGCCTTCCGCGATGACTCCGCCAGAGCGAAACCGTCGGCTCATCGCGTAGGAAGTCGGGTCATCGTAGGCCGACTTCGTATAGGCCGACATGTGATTGGTCCCGTGGCGGGCATCCTCGAGAATCATCCGGTCCATTTCATGCAGGTCGTGGATGAAAGGCCGAACCGTGATCGCCGTTGACGATCGCGTTCGAGAAATGCGGCTGCCGAACCCGTTCGGCAGCGAACTGCCGGTCGAATCGCGGGCCGACTTCAGTCCGCCGAGATAGGCCTCGCCCCGATCGGGAACCGAGACCGTTGTGTTGACGGAGGCGATACCGAACGTCGGTTGCTGAACCGAAATCGCTTGTGCTGACGCCATCACGCCGAAACCGCAACACGCAGTGCTGACTGCGGCGATTCGCAAAGTTCTGGTCAGGTTCGACATTGCACCGGACGAGTTTGAGTCGCGAGGAATGCTGAGGGCAGTTCGGTCAAGACCCTCTCCTAAGTTACAATACGCAAGGCCGCCCAAAATTTGACCGAAATTCCGGTCGCGGGTCCGTTTCCCGAGAAAGTTGTGCCATTTTCTGGGTGGCCGGGGACGGCGCTTTCGCCGCCCCCGGAACGCTTGCTCTCAATTTCGGATTGCTTGACGAAGGCGTCGCCGGAGACACGTTCCCTGTGGGCGTCGTAAAGACGCCGTCTACAGCCACCCTCCCGGACTCCTAGTCCTTGTGAACTGCCTTGTTACCAAAATTGAGGGGCGGAAGCGAAATCGTTCGATGGCAATCGAGTCCCGTGCTCATGCAGCGGGCTTGTCATTACGCGTCTTACTTTGCGGTCCAACCGCCGTCGACGGCGACCATCGAGCCGGCCATGTACGAGGCCGCATCGCTGGCGAGGAAGATGGCCGCCCCCTGAATTTCCGGGAGTTCGCCCCAGCGTTTGCACGCGGTCGCCCCGACGACGTCTTGAACGATCTGCGGATCGTCTTTGACCGGAATATTCATTTCGGTCAGAAACGGCCCCGGACAGATCGCGTTGACCGCGATCCCATGCGGTGCCAATTCGAGACCGAGGGCCCGCGTCATCTGCACGACGGCGCCCTTGCTGGTCGCGTAAGGGGTTCGGTCTTCAAGCCCGACCAGGCCGAGCGTGCTGGCGAGATTGATGATTCGTCCTGATCGCGCGTGCTTCATGTGAGGCACAACGGCTCTGCTGCACAGCCAGGTGCCGTCGACGTTGACCCGCTGGACGTTACGAAACTGCTCGAAAGACAACTCATCGATCGGCCCGCGGATATTGATTCCGGCGCTATTGATCAGGATGTCGATGCGTCCGAATTCGGTGTGAACTCGTTCCACCATGCTCTGGACAGCCTGCTCATGAGTGACGTCCGCTTTCAAGCCGATCGCCTTTCGACCGAAGTCTCGGGCGATCGCTTCGGCAGCCTCCACAGCTTCGTCTTCATGGCGGCTCACCAGTACGACATCAGCCCCGGCGGAGGCCAGTCCGGCTGCCATGGCGCGGCCGAGTCCTTTCGATCCGCCGGTGATGATCGCGACGCGATCCGTCAGATCGAATTGCGTGATCCCGGGCAGTGGCGAATCGGCGTCCCCCGGCGTTTCAGCAGAAGTCTCACTCATGATTGCCGCCGCTTTGTTGTTCAGAGGGTGGGAGACGCGCTGCGTTGGAACCGGAGCGTTGCAGCATGAACGATTCAGGTAGCAGCCAGCAAGGACACATGGTCGAGTTGGTCTTCGCGAGGCTCGGGGAAATCGCTGCGGAAATGAACGCCACGTGACTCCTGGCGCGCCATCGCCGAAGCGATCATCAGTCGGGCGACCAATAGCATGTTCTGAAGTTCCCAACCGCGCGGCTTTTGGAACTCGCGGCTCGAGATGTATCGATCCCAAAAGTCGACCTGAACCCGGGCATCCTCCAGACCTTCGGCATTCCGCGAAATGCCGACGTGACGCCACATCAAACTCATCAGACTGTTCCGCACGTCGTCGAGATCGATGTCCTCATCGTCTTGATCGTCTGACGCCGGCCACTCCGCGACGAGCGGGGGCATTGAGAAGCGGTCCGGCGTGGCGAGGGCATGCTCCGATGCCGCAGCTCCGCATCGTCGACCATAGACGAGTCCTTCCAACAGACTGTTCGACGCGAGGCGATTGGCTCCGTGAAGCCCGGTGGAAGCCACTTCACCGGCGGCCCACAAACCGGGCAGGGAGGACGCTCCGAGTTCATCGACCGTGACACCGCCGATCATGTAGTGCGCTCCGGGACGGACCGGAATCAAATCGGAGGCGATATCGAGGCCGAATTCGCGGCAGACCTTGCCGATGTTCGGAAACCGCTCGGCAATCAAATCCCGATCGAGGTGGGTCAAATCGAGGTAGACGCAGGGGTGATTCGTCCGCGCCATCTCGGACGTGATCGCCCGGCTGACTTCATCCCGCGGGGCCAACTCCAGCTGCGGAGAATATTCGGGCATAAATCGTTCGCCGCGAACGTTCCGCAGAAAGGCCCCTTCACCCCGGACCGCTTCGGAGATCAGATGCCGTGAGCTGCCGGCGATGTAGAGCACAGTCGGGTGAAACTGCATCAGCTCCATGTCCCGCACTTCGGCCCCGGCGCGAAACGCGGCGGCATGACCGTCGGCGGTTGCGATGTCGGGATTGGTCGACTCACGATAGAGCCGACCGGCACCGCCGGTACACAGGATCGTCGATTTCGCCCACACGAACGTCTTGCCGTGTTGCGGATTCCAAACCAGAGCGCCGCAGCAACGCCCGTCCCAGGAGAGCAGGTCGAGCAGAAACGTCTGCTCCCATGTCTGGATCGTTTCTCGCTGGATCACCGCGTCTCGAACGGCCCGCATGACTTCCCAACCGGTCGCGTCGCCTAACGCGTGGGCGATCCGGCGGTGGCTGTGGCCCCCTTCGCGCGTCAGCGCCAGCTCCCCATTGATTTCGTCGAAGTGTGCCCCGTAGGAAATCAGCTCGCGGATCCGTTCGGCGGCTTCCGCCACGACCGATTCGACCACGTCGGGGTCGCACATGCCTTTGCCGGCGGCGATCGTATCGGCGGCGTGATTGGCGATCTCGTCGAGCGGGTCGAGCACGCCGGCAATGCCCCCCTGGGCATAGCTGCTGTTCGACTCGGTCACAGCATCTTTTGTGACGACCACCGTTTCCAGCTTCGTGTCGATCGACAGGGCGGCCCGCATCCCCGCGATACCGCCCCCGAGAATCAGCACGTCGGTGAACATGTGCGGCACCCGTTTCGGATTGAACTGCACGAGATACCGTCG contains:
- the nadB gene encoding L-aspartate oxidase translates to MTALTLPVRRRYLVQFNPKRVPHMFTDVLILGGGIAGMRAALSIDTKLETVVVTKDAVTESNSSYAQGGIAGVLDPLDEIANHAADTIAAGKGMCDPDVVESVVAEAAERIRELISYGAHFDEINGELALTREGGHSHRRIAHALGDATGWEVMRAVRDAVIQRETIQTWEQTFLLDLLSWDGRCCGALVWNPQHGKTFVWAKSTILCTGGAGRLYRESTNPDIATADGHAAAFRAGAEVRDMELMQFHPTVLYIAGSSRHLISEAVRGEGAFLRNVRGERFMPEYSPQLELAPRDEVSRAITSEMARTNHPCVYLDLTHLDRDLIAERFPNIGKVCREFGLDIASDLIPVRPGAHYMIGGVTVDELGASSLPGLWAAGEVASTGLHGANRLASNSLLEGLVYGRRCGAAASEHALATPDRFSMPPLVAEWPASDDQDDEDIDLDDVRNSLMSLMWRHVGISRNAEGLEDARVQVDFWDRYISSREFQKPRGWELQNMLLVARLMIASAMARQESRGVHFRSDFPEPREDQLDHVSLLAAT
- a CDS encoding serine/threonine-protein kinase, with product MQRIEDSPTIIVDSGDQSSKADTRAADCSGSLQRFFCPHKGIQQGGSARFLSEQTLLLRKRLRLAAIFLAIAFTAFLVRALILGDHPHFRLTHDLNVWMSFVGVTISLWIVAGVLWSPLHLPRFGLFGSEFLVFGLPGLFFAYEQASMVCECDLTMADDYASAFPGQTVLPWIILIQIYAAFVPSGTRRAIGVISVMAVAPLVAALITSSRVDQEVLRTVLYERGAFSAMAITMVIVAAVSLYCTYRMGKFRREAFDAASIGSFTLGRRLGAGGMGEVYLAEHQLLKRPCAVKLIRHEFAQEKRARDRFESEVRAAAGLTHPNTIEIYDYGVTDDGTFYYAMEFLPGMSLQDLVAEFGPLPPGRVAYLLAQVCDALNEAHSKGLVHRDMKPGNIFAAERGGNYDVAKLLDFGLVKQTRPQPGDIEHTAEGVVIGSPLYGAPESLTNESNGPTADIYSLGATAYYALTGRPVFDERNALKAVSAHLNTIPEPMSHFADVPDDLSAVVMRALAKNPKSRFASAAEMAEAIRSCECFGSWGPLEAAQWWSTLKRQPASDSASHDTDAIDETREQTAPIYSMV
- a CDS encoding SDR family NAD(P)-dependent oxidoreductase → MSETSAETPGDADSPLPGITQFDLTDRVAIITGGSKGLGRAMAAGLASAGADVVLVSRHEDEAVEAAEAIARDFGRKAIGLKADVTHEQAVQSMVERVHTEFGRIDILINSAGINIRGPIDELSFEQFRNVQRVNVDGTWLCSRAVVPHMKHARSGRIINLASTLGLVGLEDRTPYATSKGAVVQMTRALGLELAPHGIAVNAICPGPFLTEMNIPVKDDPQIVQDVVGATACKRWGELPEIQGAAIFLASDAASYMAGSMVAVDGGWTAK